The stretch of DNA GCGGGCTGCGCGCGGGGGCGGCGGACGGGACGACGACGGCGGGGGCCGGGGCGGTGGCGGCGGCCGCCGATGAGGCCGCGCCCGACGACGAGCCCGAACCCGCGGTGGTGTAGCCAGTTCTGTCACGTGGTCGCGAGGGATGGATGGCCTGCCGACGGCGCGCGACGAGGGCGCTGGCGGCGACGTACCGGTCTGGTCGTGGCGACGTTCGCGTCTGGTCGTGGCGACGCACCCGCCTCGTCGTGGCGACGCACCCGCCTCGTCGTGGGGACGCACCCGCCTCGTCGTCGCGACGCACCCGCCTCGTCGTCGCGACGTTCCGGTCTGGTCACGGCGACGTTCCCGTCGGCCATGCGTCGGTCGGCGAGCCGCCCACAGGGTGACGCCTGTGGACATCAGCGCAGTTCAGGCCTGGTTTTCGCGTGCCGGTGCGTGTCAGTGGTCGGTGGTGGGATGGGCTCATGGAGCTGGTAGCGGTGAGGGACGGGCGACTCGTCGCCCCGCTGCCGCTGCCCGAGCTGTTGCCGGCGACGGTCACGGGACCCGAGCCGCTGCCGGCGACGGTCACGGGACCCGAGCCGCTGCCGGAGCCCGGGCTCGTGCCGGTGCCGCTTCCGACCACAGTGCCGGTTCCGGTTCCGACGACGAGTCTGTGGCCGGGACAGCTGCCGCCCTTCCCCGGGGACCTGGTGGCGGACGACTCGTGCGATCCGGTGGCGGTGGAGCTCGCGGGGCTGGCGGAGCAGGCGCGGGCCGTGACCGCGGCGGCAGCCCGCTTCGACACCCGCCTCGCCGCGGCGTACGTGTGGGGTGCGTCCGAGCTCGCGGCGCGGTGCGCGGACCGCGACGCGCGCCGTCGTCGGGAGTGGGGTGCACGCGGGATGCTCGCGGAGCTCGCCGCGACGTTGCACGTGGCCGAGGGCACCTTGGCGCGCCGGTTGACGCGGATCACCATGCTCGCGGCCCTTCCCCACCTGCACGCCGCGCACACCGCAGGGCTGGTGTCGGGTGCGCACGTGGACGGGGTGCTGGACGTCTTCCACGGGGTGACCGACCCCGACGTGCTGGCCCGCGCGGACGCGGCACTGGCCGACCGGGCCGCTCGGCTGACCGCTCCGCAGCTGCGCTCCGCGGCCCGTCGGTGGCGTGCGCGGCACGTACCGACCACCGCCGAGCAGACCGCCCGGGCCGTCGCGGACCGGTTCGTCGACGTGACCCCCGCCGACGCCGACCTCTGCTGGTTGACGGCCCTGCTGCCGGCCGCCGCCGCGACGGGTATCGCGAACCGCCTCGACGACCTGGCCGCAATGCTCACCGGCCCGGACGAACCCCGCACCCGTCCCCAGCTCCGCGCAGACGTCCTGTGCGACCTCCTCCTGACGACCGACACCGGGGACGGACCGCAGAGCATCGCCGCGTCGCACGGCACCGCGTCCGAAGAGGGCGCGGGGACCCGCCCGGGAACCCTTGCCAGCACCCCGCGGGACCGCGACGCCGAACCCCACGAGCAGGTGGGGGCCTGCCGGGCAGCAGGTGACAGCACCGAGGAGTTCGGTGCCGGGGTCCCGTCGTGGGTGCGCGCGATCGCACCGCAGGTGGTGCTGACCGTGCCGGTGCTGACCCTGCTGGGCCACTCGGACGAGCCGGCCGAGCTGGACGGGTTCGGGCCGATCGATCTCGAGACCGCCCGGACCCTGTGCGCCAACGCGCCGACGTTCACGCGAGTGCTGACCCACCCGGAGACCGGCACGGTGCTGTCCGTCGGCCGGGACCGCTACACCGTCCCCGCCGACCTCCGCCGTGCCGTGGCGATCCGCGACCGGACGTGCCGGTTCCCCGGCTGCCGCCGTCGGGCGGCGAGCTGCGACGTGGACCACTCCACCGCGTGGGCCGACGGGGGCACCACCGGTCTCGACAACCTGGCCACGCTGTGTCGCAAGCACCACCGCCTCAAGCACGAGACCGGCTGGCGGGTGGTCCACGAGGGCGGTGGAACGCTGCGCTGGCACTCCCCGACCGGCCGCCGGTACCGGACCCGACCAGCCACCGCCCTGTGGCCACCGCCCCCGGCCCGGGTGGAGGGCGACGAACGGAGGCCGGTCCGTGCGAGCGGGGCATCCAGCGGTGCACCACTGACGAGGACCTCGTCGGGGTACCCCGCGGTGCCCTCGTTCTAGCCGGCCCGCCCGTCTAGCCGGCCTACGGTCTAGCCGTCCTGCGCTCTTACCAGCCCGCCACCTCGGTTCCCTGTGCGCCCGGGAGCGCCCTGCTGCACGCCCGCGCATCCATTCCGGCGCGGCCGCGCGACGCCCCGACCTCGTACCGGCATCCCGTGCACGTCGTTGCACCCGGTTGCCGTCCCTCGTCCGGCGCCTAGCCTGCTGATGGAAGTTGTGACACAGGTCACGTGAAGCGACGCGGGACGGGAAGTCGTCGTCACGGGCCGGGAACGGCTGCGCGCCGTCCTCCGGCGACGCCGTCGCGGTGCTCGCACAACGCCGTCGGCAAGGCTCGGGCCCTCGGCGTGCACGCGGGTCGGGCTCGACGCAACGAAGGAAGCACCTCATGACCACAAACCGTGTCGTCGTCTACAAGGGCCCCGGCAAGGTCGCAGTGGAGCAGATCGACTACCCCAAGCTGGAGCTGCCGGACGACGTCGTGAAGGGTCTCGGCGTGAAGAAGGACGCCCCGCACGCCGCGATCCTCAAGCTGGTCACCACCAACATCTGCGGCAGCGACCAGCACATGGTCCGCGGCCGCACCACGGCACTGATCGGGCAGACGCTGGGCCACGAGATCACCGGCGAGGTGGTGGAGGTCGGCGACGACGTGCTGTTCGTCAAGCCGGGCGACATCTGCTCGGTACCGTTCAACATCGCCTGCGGCCGTTGCCGCATGTGCAACGAGGGCAAGACGGGCATCTGCCTCAACGTGAACCCCGCCCGGCCCGGCGCCGCCTACGGGTACGTGGACATGGGCGGGTGGCTCGGCGGGCAGGCGGAGTACGTCATGGTGCCGTACGCCGACTTCAACCTGCTGAAGTTCCCGGACCGGGACCAGGCGCTGGCCAAGATCCTCGACCTGACGATGCTGTCGGACATCTTCCCCACCGGGTACCACGGCGCCTACACCGCGGGCACCCGCACCGGCTCGACGGTCTACGTCGCCGGCGCCGGACCCGTCGGGCTGGCGGCCGCCTACTCGGCGCAGCTGCTCGGGGCCTCCGTGGTGGTCGTCGGCGACATGAACGCCGACCGCCTGGCGCAGGCCCGCAGCTTCGGCTGCGAGACGGTGGACCTCAGCTCCGGCGACGCGCTGCCCGACATGCTCGAGCAGATCATCGGCGAGCCGCTGGTCGACGCCGCGGTCGACGCCGTGGGGTTCGAGGCCAAGGGGCACGGCGCAGGCGCCGCAGAAGCACCGGCGACGGTGCTGAACGACATCATGACCGTCGCACGTGCCGGTGGGGCGCTCGGGATCCCCGGCCTGTACGTCACCGGCGACCCGGGTGCCGTCGACGAGAACGCCAAGGTCGGTCAGATCGGCGTGAAGCTGGGGACCGGCTGGGCGAAGTCCCTGTCGTTCACCACCGGTCAGTGCCCGGTCAAGCGCTACAACCGGCTGCTGATGAACCTGATCCTGGCGGACAAGGCGCACATCGCGAAGGCCGTGAACGCCACGACGATCAGCCTGGACGACGCCCCGAAGGGCTACGAGGAGTTCGACAAGGGCGCGGCTCGCAAGTACGTCATCGACCCGCACGGCATGGTGCCGGCGGCGTGAGGCGCGCCGAGTGAAGGGTGCTGGGTGGGGACGGTCCGACGGCCGGGTCGTCCCCGCCGCCGCACGTCAGGCCACCCCCCGTACGTCAGCCGCCGCCGCACCTCAGGCCACCGCCGTACCTCAGGCCACCGCCGTACCTCAGGCCACCGCCGTACGTCAGGCCGCCGCCTACGTCAGGCCGCCGCCGCGGACTCCTCGCCACCACGCACCGGCACGTCGGCGCGGTTCCGCGGCATCGCGAGCGCCGCGATCGTCGTCACCACGGCGACCGCCGCGACGCCGACGAACCCCGCCGTCACCGCCCCCCGGAACCGGACGGGGTCCGCGCCGGCGTCCGCACCGTGCATCAGCCCGTTGACCAGGGCGCCCAGCACCGCCACACCCACCGCGCTGCCCATCGACCGGGCGAACATGTTCGCGCCCGTGACCACCGCACGCTCGCCCCAGCCGACGCTCGACTGCGCGGCGATCAGGCTCGGCGCCGCGACGAGCCCCAGCCCGAGCCCGACGACGAAGCACGTCAGCCCCACCACCACCACGGACGGCTGCCCGGCGGTCAGCGCCAGCGCCGCGGTGCCGCCCACCACCACCACGGACCCGAGCAGCACCGTGGCGCGGAACCCGAAGCGCAGGTACAGCCGCCCGGCCTGCGACGCGGCGATCGGCCAGCCGATGGTCAGCATCGCCAGCGTGAGCCCGCTGGTCAGCGGCGACACGTGCAGCAGCGCCTCGAGGTAGCTGGGGATGTACGACGTCAGCCCGATCAGCACCACGCCGACACCCACCGCGATCAGCGCCGTGGTGCCCAGCAGCCGTCGCGACATCACCCACAACGGCAGCACCGGCTCGGCCGCCCGGCGCTCGACCAGCAGGAACCCCACGAGCGCGAGCACGCCGACGCCGAACGCGGCGATGCTCTGCGGCGCGTCCCACGCCCAGGCGTTGCCGCCCTCGAGCAGCCCGAGGATCAGCAGGGTCGAGGCAACCGTCAGCAGCGCGCCGCCGGTCCAGTCGATGGCGTGCCGGCGCCGCTCGATGCGCTCGTGCAGGTGCCGCACCAGCAGCCACCCCGCCGCCAGGCACAGCGGCACGTTGACGAAGAAGATCCACCGCCAGGTCACGTACTGGCTGAACACACCGCCCAGCGTCGGCCCGACGACGGACGACAGCGCCCACACCGACGCGATGTACCCCTGTGCCTTGGCGCGCTCCTCCACGGTGTAGATGTCACCCGCGATGGTGATCGCCATCGGCTGCACGGCACCGGCGCCGAGGCCCTGGATCGCGCGGAACAGGATCAGCGTCGGCATGGACCACGCGAAGCCGCTGAGCACGGACCCGAGCAGGAACAGCCCCACGCCGATCAGCACGATCGGCTTGCGCCCGACGGTGTCCGCCAGCTTGGAGTAGATCGGCACCGCGACGGCCTGCGTCAGCAGGTACACCGAGAACAGCCACGGGAACGACGTGAACCCGCCGAGGTCCTTGACGATTGTCGGCACGGCCGTGGCCAGGATTGTCGCGTCGATGGCCACCAGGCCGGTGGTCACCATGATCGCGATGAGGATCGGGCCGCGCTCCGAGCGGAAGCCGACCCCGCCGCCGCGTGCGACGGTCGCGTCCGACGTGGGCTGGGGCTTCGTGGTGGTCAGGATGGCCTCCGTGGTCCGGGCTGGTGACGGAGCAGGTCCGCCGGTTCGGCGCTGACGTCGACGCTGACGGCCACCTCCTGCCAACCGGTGAGGTGCGTCACGCATTCCGGGGGACCGGCATCCGAGATCCGCTGCGACCATGGGGCACGTGCAGAGCACGGGCTGTCGACGCGGGGCGTCGGCGTGAGCGCCGAGATCGACACCACCACCGAGGACGGCGGTGAGCCGCGGCGGCGGCTCCGCGACTGGCTGAGCAGCGTCGCCCCGGAGCCGCCGACGTCCGGCTGGCGCCGGATGGTGGTCGCCGTGGTGCTGGTCGGCGTCGGCTCGGGCGCGGCCGGCGCCGTCTTCTGGCTCCTGCTGCACGGTGTGCAGCACCTGGCCCTCGGCGCCGTCTCGCACGGGTCCGTCGACACGGTGGCCGGTGTCCCGCTGCTGCGCCGGGTGCTGGCCCCGGCGATCGCCGGCCTGCTGTGCGGGCTGGCGTGGTGGTGGCTGCGCCGGCACGGCGGCGCGGAGCCGGTCACCACCGTGCTGCACGACCCGGACCGGCGGCTGGCGTTCGCCCGCACGTGGTTCGACGCGGTGCTGCAGACCGTGGTGGTCGGCGCGGGCGCGTCGATCGGGCGTGAGGGTGCACCGCGCCAGGGCGCCGCGGCGGTGGCGACCTGGCTGAGCGAGCGGCTGCGGCTCGACCGCACCGAGCGGCGGCTGATGGTCGGCGCAGCGGCCGGCGCGGGTCTGGCGGCGGTCTACAACGTGCCGCTGACCGGCGCCGTGTACGTCCTCGAGGTGCTGCTGGTCACCCGGCGGTGGCGGGCCGTGGTCGCGGCGCTGGCGGTGAGCGGGATCGCCACCGTCACGGCGTGGCCGGTGGTCGGCCGGCACCCGGTGTACCCGTTCCCGACCACACCGGTCACCGCCGGCACGTGGGTCGGCGCGCTCGTCGCCGTGCCGGTGACCGCCCTGGTCGGCATCGCGTTCGCCCGCACGACGAGCGTGAGCCGGCACCTGACGGTGCACCGGCCACGGCTGCTGCCCGTCACCCTGACCCTGGCGGGTGCCGCCACCGGGCTCGCCTCGTGGTGGCTGCCCACGCTGCCCGGCAACGGCAAGGCGGTGCTGGACGCCGCCTTCGTCGGCAGCCTGACCCTGCTGCCGGCGGCCCTGCTGATCGCCGCCAAGCCGGCCGCCACGGCGAGCTGGCTGTGGTCGGGTGCGGCGGGCGGGCTGCTGACGCCGGCCCTCGCCACCGGCGCGGCGACCGGTGCGGTCGTCGCGCTGCTCGGCCCGCACGTGGGCCTGTCGATCTCGGTGCCTCAGCTGGCGCTGATCATGGCGGTCGGCGTGCTCGCCGTGACCCAGCGGGCGCCCGTGTTCGCCGCGACGTTCGGCATCGAGCTGACGCACCCGCCGGCGCTCCTGTGGCTGGTGCTCGTGCTCACGGCGGTCGCCGCCCGGGCGCTCGCCGAGGCGGTCAGACGCCGGCGACCCACAGCCCGTCGCGCGCGCGGGTCATCGCCACGTACAGCTCCCGCATCCGCAGCCG from Cellulomonas sp. NTE-D12 encodes:
- a CDS encoding DUF222 domain-containing protein; protein product: MRDGRLVAPLPLPELLPATVTGPEPLPATVTGPEPLPEPGLVPVPLPTTVPVPVPTTSLWPGQLPPFPGDLVADDSCDPVAVELAGLAEQARAVTAAAARFDTRLAAAYVWGASELAARCADRDARRRREWGARGMLAELAATLHVAEGTLARRLTRITMLAALPHLHAAHTAGLVSGAHVDGVLDVFHGVTDPDVLARADAALADRAARLTAPQLRSAARRWRARHVPTTAEQTARAVADRFVDVTPADADLCWLTALLPAAAATGIANRLDDLAAMLTGPDEPRTRPQLRADVLCDLLLTTDTGDGPQSIAASHGTASEEGAGTRPGTLASTPRDRDAEPHEQVGACRAAGDSTEEFGAGVPSWVRAIAPQVVLTVPVLTLLGHSDEPAELDGFGPIDLETARTLCANAPTFTRVLTHPETGTVLSVGRDRYTVPADLRRAVAIRDRTCRFPGCRRRAASCDVDHSTAWADGGTTGLDNLATLCRKHHRLKHETGWRVVHEGGGTLRWHSPTGRRYRTRPATALWPPPPARVEGDERRPVRASGASSGAPLTRTSSGYPAVPSF
- the fdhA gene encoding formaldehyde dehydrogenase, glutathione-independent, with protein sequence MTTNRVVVYKGPGKVAVEQIDYPKLELPDDVVKGLGVKKDAPHAAILKLVTTNICGSDQHMVRGRTTALIGQTLGHEITGEVVEVGDDVLFVKPGDICSVPFNIACGRCRMCNEGKTGICLNVNPARPGAAYGYVDMGGWLGGQAEYVMVPYADFNLLKFPDRDQALAKILDLTMLSDIFPTGYHGAYTAGTRTGSTVYVAGAGPVGLAAAYSAQLLGASVVVVGDMNADRLAQARSFGCETVDLSSGDALPDMLEQIIGEPLVDAAVDAVGFEAKGHGAGAAEAPATVLNDIMTVARAGGALGIPGLYVTGDPGAVDENAKVGQIGVKLGTGWAKSLSFTTGQCPVKRYNRLLMNLILADKAHIAKAVNATTISLDDAPKGYEEFDKGAARKYVIDPHGMVPAA
- a CDS encoding MFS transporter → MVTTGLVAIDATILATAVPTIVKDLGGFTSFPWLFSVYLLTQAVAVPIYSKLADTVGRKPIVLIGVGLFLLGSVLSGFAWSMPTLILFRAIQGLGAGAVQPMAITIAGDIYTVEERAKAQGYIASVWALSSVVGPTLGGVFSQYVTWRWIFFVNVPLCLAAGWLLVRHLHERIERRRHAIDWTGGALLTVASTLLILGLLEGGNAWAWDAPQSIAAFGVGVLALVGFLLVERRAAEPVLPLWVMSRRLLGTTALIAVGVGVVLIGLTSYIPSYLEALLHVSPLTSGLTLAMLTIGWPIAASQAGRLYLRFGFRATVLLGSVVVVGGTAALALTAGQPSVVVVGLTCFVVGLGLGLVAAPSLIAAQSSVGWGERAVVTGANMFARSMGSAVGVAVLGALVNGLMHGADAGADPVRFRGAVTAGFVGVAAVAVVTTIAALAMPRNRADVPVRGGEESAAAA
- a CDS encoding chloride channel protein → MSAEIDTTTEDGGEPRRRLRDWLSSVAPEPPTSGWRRMVVAVVLVGVGSGAAGAVFWLLLHGVQHLALGAVSHGSVDTVAGVPLLRRVLAPAIAGLLCGLAWWWLRRHGGAEPVTTVLHDPDRRLAFARTWFDAVLQTVVVGAGASIGREGAPRQGAAAVATWLSERLRLDRTERRLMVGAAAGAGLAAVYNVPLTGAVYVLEVLLVTRRWRAVVAALAVSGIATVTAWPVVGRHPVYPFPTTPVTAGTWVGALVAVPVTALVGIAFARTTSVSRHLTVHRPRLLPVTLTLAGAATGLASWWLPTLPGNGKAVLDAAFVGSLTLLPAALLIAAKPAATASWLWSGAAGGLLTPALATGAATGAVVALLGPHVGLSISVPQLALIMAVGVLAVTQRAPVFAATFGIELTHPPALLWLVLVLTAVAARALAEAVRRRRPTARRARGSSPRTAPASAAVGAPARHRSRRPGR